From one Gracilinanus agilis isolate LMUSP501 chromosome 5, AgileGrace, whole genome shotgun sequence genomic stretch:
- the FZD1 gene encoding frizzled-1 → LLLLLLLLPALPSGVRAQAAGQGQGQGPGPVGQPPQPPPPQQPQAGGQQPQPQPQQQYHGERGISIPDHGYCQPISIPLCTDIAYNQTIMPNLLGHTNQEDAGLEVHQFYPLVKVQCSAELKFFLCSMYAPVCTVLEQALPPCRSLCERARQGCEALMNKFGFQWPDTLRCEKFPVHGAGELCVGQNTSDKGTPTPSLLPEFWTSNPQHGSGAGVGGGRGGGGGGSGGATSPERGKFSCPRALKVPSYLNYHFLGEKDCGAPCEPTKVYGLMYFGPEELRFSRTWIGIWSVLCCASTLFTVLTYLVDMRRFSYPERPIIFLSGCYTAVAVAYIAGFLLEDRVVCNEKFAEDGARTVAQGTKKEGCTILFMMLYFFSMASSIWWVILSLTWFLAAGMKWGHEAIEANSQYFHLAAWAVPAIKTITILALGQVDGDILSGVCFVGLNNVDALRGFVLAPLFVYLFIGTSFLLAGFVSLFRIRTIMKHDGTKTEKLEKLMVRIGVFSVLYTVPATIVIACYFYEQAFREQWERSWVAQSCKSYAIPCPHHQGGGGGPPHPPMSPDFTVFMIKYLMTLIVGITSGFWIWSGKTLNSWRKFYTRLTNSKQGETTV, encoded by the coding sequence ctgctgctgctgctgctgctgctgcccgcACTGCCGTCGGGGGTCCGGGCGCAGGCGGccgggcaggggcaggggcaggggccgGGCCCCGTCGGGCAGCCACCGCAGCCCCCGCCACCGCAGCAGCCTCAGGCGGGAGGGCAGCAGCCGCAGCCCCAACCCCAGCAGCAGTACCACGGCGAGCGCGGCATCTCCATCCCGGACCACGGCTACTGCCAGCCCATCTCCATCCCGCTGTGCACCGACATCGCCTACAATCAGACCATCATGCCCAACCTGCTGGGCCACACGAACCAGGAGGACGCCGGGCTCGAGGTGCACCAATTTTACCCGCTAGTGAAGGTGCAGTGCTCGGCCGAGCTCAAGTTCTTCCTTTGCTCCATGTACGCGCCTGTGTGCACTGTCCTGGAGCAGGCGCTGCCGCCCTGTCGCTCGCTATGTGAGCGGGCCCGCCAGGGCTGCGAGGCACTCATGAACAAGTTCGGCTTCCAGTGGCCGGACACCCTCCGCTGCGAGAAGTTCCCAGTGCACGGAGCCGGTGAACTCTGCGTGGGCCAGAACACCTCTGACAAGGGCACCCCGACCCCCTCGTTGCTCCCAGAGTTCTGGACCAGCAACCCCCAGCACGGGAGCGGAGCTGGAGTCGGGGGTGGCCGCGGAGGAGGCGGTGGTGGATCCGGGGGCGCCACCTCCCCGGAGCGGGGCAAGTTCTCCTGCCCGCGGGCGCTGAAAGTGCCGTCCTACCTCAACTACCACTTCTTGGGGGAGAAGGACTGCGGCGCCCCATGCGAGCCCACCAAGGTGTACGGCCTCATGTACTTCGGCCCGGAGGAGCTGCGCTTCTCGCGCACCTGGATCGGCATCTGGTCCGTGCTCTGCTGCGCCTCCACGCTCTTCACGGTGCTCACGTACCTGGTGGACATGCGGAGATTCAGCTACCCAGAGAGGCCCATCATCTTCCTCTCAGGCTGCTACACTGCAGTAGCCGTGGCCTACATCGCGGGCTTCTTGCTGGAGGATCGGGTGGTATGCAATGAAAAGTTTGCCGAAGATGGGGCCCGAACGGTGGCCCAGGGCACCAAAAAGGAGGGCTGCACTATCCTTTTCATGATGCTGTATTTTTTCAGCATGGCCAGCTCCATATGGTGGGTGATCCTCTCTCTCACCTGGTTCCTGGCAGCAGGGATGAAGTGGGGCCACGAGGCCATTGAGGCCAATTCACAGTACTTCCACCTGGCAGCCTGGGCGGTGCCAGCCATCAAGACTATCACCATCCTGGCACTGGGTCAGGTGGATGGAGATATACTCAGTGGGGTGTGCTTTGTCGGGCTGAACAACGTGGATGCTCTGAGGGGCTTCGTGCTGGCACCCCTCTTTGTTTATCTCTTCATTGGCACCTCCTTTCTTCTGGCTGGCTTCGTGTCCCTCTTCCGAATCCGAACCATCATGAAGCACGATGGTACCAAGACGGAAAAGCTGGAGAAGCTCATGGTCCGTATAGGAGTCTTCAGCGTCCTCTACACGGTACCTGCCACCATTGTCATTGCCTGCTACTTTTATGAGCAAGCCTTCAGAGAACAGTGGGAACGAAGCTGGGTGGCCCAGAGCTGCAAGAGCTATGCCATCCCTTGCCCTCACCaccagggtggtggtggtggccctccccacccacccatgaGCCCCGACTTCACAGTCTTCATGATCAAGTACCTCATGACATTGATTGTGGGTATCACCTCTGGGTTCTGGATCTGGTCGGGGAAGACCCTCAACTCCTGGAGAAAGTTCTATACCAGACTTACCAACAGCAAACAAGGGGAAACCACCGTTTGA